A single genomic interval of uncultured Desulfobulbus sp. harbors:
- the hflC gene encoding protease modulator HflC: MTKILRLLAVILLVAVGVTVWDGFFIVPEGQQAVITQFGAPVGEPVREAGLKFKTPFIQVVQYFDKRVLIWDGDPNQIPTNDKTFIYMDNTARWRISDPLRFLQAVGNERRAASLLNDIIAGTVRDLVNKNNLIEIIRSSDWSPDYMAASVQSRDMLVTPPQIGRDKISLMVLEAASKITPQYGIELLDVMFKRVNYIESVRLKVYDRMISERKRIAAEKRSTGEGRKAEILGRVDRELQEITSTAKREATEIRGKADAEAAKIYAQAYSGAPEFYAFLKSLESYKQILGKNSSLVLNTDSDLLKYIDRQRLTK; encoded by the coding sequence ATGACAAAGATTTTACGATTACTTGCAGTGATACTTCTGGTGGCGGTTGGTGTAACCGTTTGGGATGGTTTTTTCATCGTGCCCGAGGGCCAGCAGGCCGTGATCACCCAGTTCGGGGCACCGGTGGGTGAGCCGGTGCGGGAAGCCGGTCTGAAGTTCAAAACCCCCTTTATCCAGGTCGTCCAGTATTTTGACAAGCGAGTGTTGATCTGGGATGGTGATCCCAACCAGATTCCGACCAATGACAAGACCTTCATCTACATGGACAATACCGCCCGCTGGCGTATTTCCGATCCGCTGCGTTTCCTCCAGGCCGTGGGCAACGAGAGGCGGGCCGCCTCCCTGCTCAACGATATTATTGCCGGTACGGTGCGCGATCTGGTCAACAAAAACAACCTGATCGAGATCATTCGCAGCTCGGATTGGTCGCCGGATTACATGGCGGCATCGGTGCAATCCCGGGATATGTTGGTGACCCCGCCCCAGATCGGGCGTGACAAGATCAGTCTGATGGTGCTTGAAGCCGCCTCAAAGATCACGCCCCAGTACGGTATCGAGCTGTTGGATGTGATGTTCAAGCGGGTCAACTATATCGAATCGGTGCGGTTGAAGGTCTATGACCGGATGATTTCCGAGCGCAAGCGTATTGCCGCGGAAAAGCGTTCCACCGGTGAGGGCCGTAAGGCGGAAATTCTCGGACGGGTCGATCGGGAACTGCAGGAGATCACCTCGACGGCTAAACGTGAGGCGACCGAGATTCGCGGCAAGGCCGATGCCGAGGCGGCAAAAATTTATGCTCAGGCCTACTCCGGAGCGCCTGAATTCTACGCCTTTCTCAAGAGTTTGGAGAGTTACAAGCAGATCTTGGGCAAAAATAGTTCCCTGGTGTTGAATACGGACTCCGATCTGCTGAAATACATTGATCGGCAGCGCCTGACGAAATAG
- a CDS encoding Tim44 domain-containing protein, with the protein MLALLKRITPFLAVFLALTFMTTVMVVDHADARSKSGGRMFSSPSSRSAPKSSPSQQYSNQYNQRQNQSGGFGRGLMGGLLGGALGGMLFGSMFGASGSGMGILPLIILGVVGYFLYKRFVNRPSSSASSGYQPPPSSMFQGSGNSFGGSSVPPVPPMPPAAGPMSVAEGLEEIRRNDPGFDDKYFLEVASDVFFKVQAGWMRRDLASYRHLLGNQLAGEYEQHFAEMKAKGQINKLESIAIRRVEITAAGSDNGEDFITVLFTANLLDYTVDDKNGNLIEGNMTEPVKFAEKWTWARPIRTEDWKLEGIEVVED; encoded by the coding sequence ATGCTCGCATTACTCAAACGCATCACCCCCTTTTTGGCCGTCTTTCTTGCACTGACCTTTATGACCACTGTCATGGTTGTCGACCATGCGGATGCGCGCTCCAAGTCCGGCGGCCGCATGTTCAGCAGCCCCAGCTCCCGCTCGGCCCCCAAATCATCCCCGAGCCAACAGTACAGTAACCAGTACAATCAACGTCAGAACCAGTCGGGCGGTTTTGGCCGGGGCCTGATGGGCGGACTGCTCGGCGGCGCCCTCGGCGGCATGCTCTTTGGCAGCATGTTCGGTGCAAGTGGCAGCGGCATGGGGATCCTGCCGCTGATTATCCTTGGGGTCGTTGGTTATTTTCTCTACAAACGTTTCGTCAATCGCCCGAGCTCCTCAGCTTCCTCGGGCTATCAGCCGCCACCGTCCTCCATGTTCCAGGGGAGCGGAAACTCCTTTGGCGGCAGCTCTGTTCCGCCAGTGCCTCCCATGCCGCCGGCTGCCGGACCCATGAGCGTTGCAGAGGGGTTGGAGGAGATTCGCCGCAATGATCCCGGTTTTGACGATAAATATTTTCTCGAGGTCGCCTCAGACGTCTTTTTCAAGGTGCAGGCAGGCTGGATGCGCCGCGATCTTGCAAGCTACCGTCACCTGCTCGGCAACCAGCTGGCCGGCGAGTACGAGCAGCACTTTGCCGAGATGAAGGCCAAGGGCCAGATCAACAAGCTGGAGTCCATCGCCATCCGCCGGGTGGAGATCACCGCCGCCGGCAGTGACAACGGTGAGGATTTCATCACCGTGCTCTTCACCGCCAACCTGTTGGATTACACGGTTGACGACAAGAACGGCAATTTGATTGAGGGCAACATGACCGAACCGGTCAAGTTTGCCGAGAAATGGACCTGGGCCCGCCCGATACGGACCGAGGATTGGAAGCTCGAGGGAATCGAAGTCGTCGAAGACTGA
- a CDS encoding rhomboid family intramembrane serine protease, which yields MTATEPLPPERPILLAQGDLASLESLALVLESVGIAYHLEVNDRSLWVNGEDAANALEQLQLYQEENVNWPPVAPAPDLHPEEPPTALVVGGLVLFHLVTGNWSTNSAWFTQGAVDTDALVGRGEWWRLVTALTLHADAVHLVGNCLLGGVLIHLLSRLIGYGSAWFLLVAMGSLGNWCNVIWRHSPHLSVGFSTAVFAAVGILSGVQAVRRRTVSWKDLMLPLGAGLALLALLGTEGERTDLGAHFFGFVCGLGAGMLIGATSILAWCRPALGQRLFFALTFAIVLLCWWRAMV from the coding sequence ATGACCGCAACCGAACCCTTGCCACCTGAGCGTCCAATTCTTCTGGCACAAGGTGATCTTGCGTCACTGGAGTCGCTGGCCCTGGTCCTGGAATCGGTGGGGATCGCCTATCACCTTGAGGTGAACGACCGATCGCTGTGGGTGAACGGTGAAGATGCTGCCAATGCCCTGGAACAGCTGCAGCTCTACCAGGAGGAAAATGTTAACTGGCCGCCGGTTGCTCCCGCCCCCGACCTGCACCCGGAGGAACCGCCGACCGCACTGGTCGTCGGGGGATTGGTCCTGTTCCACCTTGTGACTGGTAATTGGAGCACGAACAGTGCCTGGTTTACGCAAGGGGCTGTGGATACCGACGCCCTTGTTGGGCGGGGAGAGTGGTGGCGTCTGGTGACCGCTCTGACCTTGCATGCCGATGCTGTCCATCTTGTCGGTAACTGTCTGCTGGGAGGTGTTCTGATCCATCTGCTGAGCCGTTTAATCGGCTATGGATCTGCCTGGTTTCTCCTTGTGGCCATGGGCAGTCTGGGCAACTGGTGCAATGTCATCTGGCGCCATTCGCCCCATCTTTCGGTTGGCTTCTCCACAGCGGTTTTTGCCGCGGTCGGCATCCTTTCTGGCGTGCAGGCAGTTCGCCGCCGCACAGTTTCATGGAAAGACCTGATGCTGCCTCTTGGTGCGGGGCTGGCACTGCTTGCCCTCCTGGGGACCGAGGGCGAGCGAACCGACCTGGGCGCGCATTTCTTTGGTTTTGTATGCGGTCTTGGCGCCGGCATGCTCATAGGAGCAACCTCGATCCTTGCCTGGTGTCGACCGGCTCTGGGGCAGCGTCTGTTCTTTGCCCTGACCTTCGCCATCGTCCTCCTTTGCTGGTGGCGGGCAATGGTATGA
- a CDS encoding citrate synthase, which translates to MSETVHPRTAQLHIDGTTYDLPLIEGVEGDKSIDIRHLLRDTGYTVFDTGYKNSASCTSTITYLDGKKGILRYRGYAIEDLAERCLFIEVAYLLLHNKLPNRDELEGFRVMLEQQALIHEDMIHFFDKFPPNASPMSILSSMVTSLHNFYPEMSADPLENIDLTATRLISKIRTIAAFSYKKSIGQPLVYPRNDLSYCGNFLNMMFDTPVRPYTVLPEVVAALNKLLILHADHEQNCSTSAVRLVGSAGGNLYSSIAAGINALWGPLHGGANEAVVQMLEAIHQDNNDYKKYIAKAKDKNDPFRLSGFGHRVYRTYDPRGKIIKDACDGILAVLNVKDPLLDIARNLEEIVLTDDYFVSRHLFPNVDFYSGIIYRALGIPTNMFTVMFALGRLPGWISQWREMREDRDTKICRPRQIYIGAPARNFVPLCDRL; encoded by the coding sequence ATGTCTGAAACCGTTCACCCCCGTACTGCCCAATTGCATATTGACGGCACAACCTATGATCTGCCTCTCATCGAGGGGGTCGAAGGCGATAAATCGATCGATATTCGTCATCTGTTGCGGGATACCGGGTATACCGTTTTTGACACCGGTTATAAAAATTCGGCCTCCTGTACCAGTACGATTACCTATCTTGACGGTAAAAAAGGTATTCTACGCTATCGCGGATATGCCATTGAAGACCTTGCGGAACGGTGTCTGTTCATTGAAGTGGCCTACCTGCTGCTGCACAACAAGCTGCCCAACCGGGACGAGCTCGAGGGCTTTCGGGTCATGCTGGAGCAACAGGCCTTGATTCACGAGGATATGATCCATTTCTTCGACAAGTTTCCGCCCAATGCCTCACCGATGTCGATCCTGTCGTCGATGGTTACCAGTCTCCATAACTTCTATCCGGAAATGAGTGCGGATCCTCTGGAGAATATCGACCTGACAGCAACGCGTCTCATCTCGAAAATTCGGACAATTGCCGCTTTTTCCTATAAGAAATCGATCGGTCAGCCCTTGGTTTATCCACGAAATGATCTGTCGTACTGTGGTAACTTTCTCAACATGATGTTCGATACCCCGGTTCGACCGTACACCGTCCTGCCCGAAGTCGTGGCTGCGCTCAATAAACTCCTGATCCTGCATGCAGATCACGAACAGAACTGCTCCACCTCGGCTGTTCGTCTGGTCGGCAGTGCCGGCGGCAACCTGTACTCCTCCATCGCTGCCGGTATCAATGCTCTGTGGGGGCCGTTGCACGGTGGGGCCAACGAGGCGGTTGTGCAGATGCTGGAAGCCATCCATCAGGACAACAACGATTATAAGAAGTACATTGCCAAAGCCAAGGATAAAAATGATCCTTTCCGTCTCTCGGGCTTTGGCCACCGCGTCTATCGAACCTATGATCCGCGTGGGAAGATCATCAAGGATGCCTGTGACGGAATATTGGCGGTGCTGAATGTCAAGGATCCGTTGTTGGATATTGCCCGTAATCTTGAGGAAATCGTCCTGACCGACGACTATTTTGTCAGTCGCCATCTCTTTCCCAATGTCGATTTTTATTCGGGGATCATTTATCGGGCGCTCGGTATTCCCACCAATATGTTTACCGTTATGTTCGCCCTGGGACGACTTCCCGGCTGGATCTCCCAGTGGCGGGAAATGCGCGAAGACAGGGACACCAAAATATGTCGGCCGCGGCAGATCTATATCGGTGCTCCGGCACGGAACTTTGTCCCCCTCTGCGATCGACTCTGA
- the hflK gene encoding FtsH protease activity modulator HflK: protein MNEQPPWGQKKKPSGPEDLLATLLQKIRDSFAGKEEEGGQGGTSKPPEPSPNFFVGFSKLLAIAMAVLVLQGALSSFFTIKPGEVGIVLRFGKYVRTTQPGLHFKIPYLEELAKVDVETVRKEEFGFRTRTPGFSASFDRKGYDMESLMLTGDKDVIEVAWIVQYKVSDPVKFLFEVRDVAQAVRDASETVTRRIVGNMDFDYVLSNREILAANAKHELQGQMDRLQCGISIVTLQLLDINPPETVKPAFNEVNVADQDMKRLVNEAEETYNKVIPKARGSAKQIVEEAKGYAVERINRANGETNRFKAIFKEYQGAEEVTRQRMYLEAMEEVLPKVDHLYIMDKNQQNLLPLFDLTRKSSVGAGQ, encoded by the coding sequence ATGAATGAACAACCCCCCTGGGGCCAGAAAAAGAAGCCCTCCGGGCCGGAGGATCTTCTTGCGACCCTTTTGCAAAAAATTCGAGATTCCTTCGCCGGCAAGGAGGAGGAAGGCGGACAGGGAGGTACGTCAAAACCGCCAGAACCTTCACCCAACTTTTTTGTCGGTTTCAGCAAGCTGCTGGCGATTGCCATGGCGGTGTTGGTCTTACAGGGGGCTCTTTCCAGCTTTTTTACCATCAAGCCGGGCGAGGTCGGAATTGTGCTCCGTTTCGGCAAGTATGTCCGCACCACCCAGCCCGGCCTCCATTTCAAGATTCCCTATCTGGAAGAACTGGCCAAGGTGGATGTGGAAACCGTGCGCAAGGAGGAATTCGGCTTCCGCACTCGCACTCCCGGGTTCAGTGCCTCCTTTGACCGCAAGGGCTACGATATGGAGTCGCTGATGCTCACCGGCGACAAGGATGTGATCGAGGTCGCCTGGATCGTGCAGTACAAGGTGAGCGATCCGGTGAAGTTTCTCTTTGAGGTCCGGGATGTGGCCCAGGCGGTGCGCGATGCCTCTGAAACCGTGACCCGGAGAATCGTCGGCAACATGGATTTCGATTACGTCCTGAGTAATCGGGAAATTCTCGCCGCCAACGCCAAGCATGAGCTCCAGGGACAGATGGATCGGCTCCAGTGCGGTATCAGCATTGTGACCCTACAGCTTTTGGATATCAACCCGCCGGAAACGGTCAAGCCCGCCTTCAACGAGGTCAACGTGGCTGACCAGGACATGAAGCGACTGGTGAACGAAGCCGAAGAGACCTACAACAAGGTTATCCCCAAGGCCCGGGGAAGCGCAAAGCAGATTGTTGAAGAGGCCAAGGGCTATGCGGTGGAGCGCATCAACCGCGCCAACGGCGAGACCAATCGTTTCAAGGCGATATTCAAGGAGTATCAGGGAGCAGAAGAGGTAACCCGGCAGCGGATGTATCTTGAGGCCATGGAAGAGGTGTTGCCCAAGGTGGATCACCTCTACATCATGGACAAGAATCAGCAGAATCTTCTGCCCCTCTTTGATCTGACGAGAAAATCCTCTGTCGGCGCCGGTCAGTAA
- a CDS encoding PilZ domain-containing protein, with amino-acid sequence MTTALQSQNPGGKERRQHRRCKIHPDALVFIGKEPGSIIDMSEGGLAVHFVSMRQSSPLPKQLDLFFEATSLYFPDLPVMVVNEISAPPHSIFSSLSAKRLCLQFGPLSNEQHTHVRHFLQTCSIN; translated from the coding sequence ATGACGACCGCTCTGCAGAGCCAGAACCCGGGTGGCAAGGAACGCCGCCAGCACAGACGATGCAAAATCCATCCAGATGCCCTTGTTTTTATTGGCAAAGAGCCAGGGAGCATCATCGACATGAGCGAAGGTGGACTCGCGGTTCACTTCGTGTCAATGCGCCAGAGTTCCCCCTTACCGAAGCAGCTTGATCTCTTTTTCGAGGCAACCAGTCTTTATTTTCCAGACTTGCCGGTGATGGTGGTCAATGAGATCTCCGCCCCACCCCACTCCATCTTCAGTTCGCTTTCCGCCAAACGTCTTTGCCTGCAATTCGGCCCACTTTCCAACGAACAGCATACCCACGTGCGTCATTTTCTCCAGACCTGTTCGATCAACTGA
- a CDS encoding electron transfer flavoprotein subunit beta/FixA family protein, giving the protein MKILICIKQVPDMESKFKINGEGNWYDRADLAWRMNEYDEYAVEQAVRLKEQVKDADLTVLCVGPDQVTETMKKALAMGCDRGVHIKDADSYKREPMEIAAMIAGFAKDKSFDLIFTGMQSQDRGSAQVGVMVAEMLDMAAVTTIVEFAYDNGTINVKRELEGGAKALVTTTTPVVLTCQLGLNTPRYPTLPNIMKAKKKELLAIDPDTGGLAASQETAACYFPEKKGSALVLEGDAPELADKLIQLLKEKTSVLA; this is encoded by the coding sequence ATGAAAATTCTGATTTGTATCAAACAGGTTCCTGACATGGAATCGAAATTCAAGATCAACGGCGAGGGCAACTGGTACGACCGCGCTGATCTTGCCTGGCGGATGAACGAGTACGATGAATATGCGGTCGAGCAGGCCGTTCGTCTCAAAGAGCAGGTCAAAGATGCCGATCTGACCGTCCTCTGCGTGGGGCCGGATCAGGTGACCGAAACCATGAAAAAGGCCCTGGCCATGGGCTGTGATCGTGGAGTGCACATCAAGGACGCCGACTCCTACAAGCGCGAGCCTATGGAGATCGCTGCCATGATCGCCGGTTTTGCCAAAGACAAGTCCTTTGACCTCATCTTTACCGGTATGCAGTCTCAGGATCGCGGCAGTGCCCAGGTTGGCGTGATGGTGGCGGAGATGCTGGATATGGCCGCAGTCACCACCATCGTCGAATTCGCCTACGACAATGGCACCATCAACGTCAAGCGCGAGCTTGAAGGCGGTGCCAAGGCCCTGGTCACCACCACAACCCCAGTGGTGCTGACCTGTCAGTTGGGGCTCAACACCCCGCGCTACCCGACCCTGCCCAACATCATGAAGGCGAAGAAGAAAGAGTTGTTGGCCATAGATCCCGACACGGGCGGACTCGCCGCCAGCCAGGAGACTGCTGCCTGCTACTTCCCGGAGAAGAAGGGCAGCGCTCTGGTCCTGGAGGGCGATGCCCCGGAATTGGCCGATAAACTGATCCAACTGCTCAAAGAAAAAACCAGCGTTCTCGCCTAG
- the polA gene encoding DNA polymerase I: protein MTQPELYLIDGSAYIYRAYHAIKPLSNSHGLPTHAVFGFTSILRRLLKERAPQYLAVAFDTRGPVFRHRLYDQYKANRPPMPEDLATQIPYIHRLVDAYRIPNLQDGDQEADDLIASVTRKMVSQGYKIVIVSGDKDLLQLVSANVTLWDPMNNRLMDETAVEEKYGLPPCKLLDYFALTGDSSDNIPGVPGVGPKSAQKFIAEYGNLEGLYAVADQLKQSKMVRQIQDNREQAFLSRDLVRLNEAAPVPENIADYRYQEPDEEKLRELFQELEFLSLLQEVNTAKRIETSAFHLVQDAEALHALSERLEQVSHFALDTETDSLETLSANLVGVSIGVDDGEAWYLPCGHRTPEGTLLPCQLSVTEIVNVLQPVLMREDITKIGHNLKFDLAILAAPHNGGMQPAGPLYDTMIGAWLLEPDRHSYKLDDLCLELGLKMTGFAEVTAKDPAPDAFCRVGLEAATHYSCEDVFGAMRLYQHQGPLLAEAGLEALMRDVEGPLIPVLAAMEQAGILVDAAQLEQLSLEFANRLDAFEHSIYDCAGISFNINSPKQLGEILFERLQLPKGRKTKTGWSTDVKVLESLSQTHELPALILQYRNLAKLKSTYVDKLASLQNAKTGRVHTSFNQCGTATGRLSSSNPNLQNIPIRTEEGRRIRSAFIAAEGCSLLSADYSQIDLRVLAHYSQDPALMTAFQNGQDIHSRTAAEIFFVAPELVTSEMRRVAKSINFGIVYGMSSFGLSNQLQISRKEAQTFIDRYFAHFSGIKDFMEKIVATAKQDGYVTTLLGRRRPLPDITSSNRVQREFAERTAINTPIQGTAADIIKLAMLRIHHALMQSGLQSRMLLQIHDELVLEVPETEIEPVSKLLKEHMEEALPLRVPLVVHLSCSQSLEKAD from the coding sequence ATGACCCAACCGGAACTCTATCTGATCGACGGAAGCGCCTATATCTACCGGGCCTATCACGCCATTAAACCGCTGTCCAACTCCCACGGCCTGCCCACCCATGCGGTTTTCGGGTTCACCTCCATTCTCAGGCGGCTGCTCAAGGAACGCGCTCCCCAATACCTGGCGGTTGCCTTTGACACCCGGGGGCCGGTTTTTCGACATCGTCTCTACGATCAGTACAAGGCAAACAGGCCTCCCATGCCCGAGGATCTGGCCACGCAGATCCCCTATATTCATCGCCTGGTCGATGCCTACCGTATCCCCAATCTCCAGGATGGTGATCAGGAAGCCGACGACCTGATCGCCTCGGTCACCCGGAAAATGGTATCCCAGGGCTACAAAATAGTCATCGTCTCCGGTGATAAAGACCTGCTGCAACTGGTCTCTGCCAACGTCACCCTTTGGGATCCGATGAACAACCGATTGATGGATGAGACGGCTGTGGAGGAAAAGTATGGCCTCCCACCCTGCAAACTGCTCGATTATTTCGCGCTCACCGGTGACAGTAGCGACAACATTCCCGGTGTTCCAGGAGTCGGGCCCAAATCGGCACAAAAGTTTATTGCCGAATACGGCAACCTTGAAGGCTTGTATGCAGTGGCCGATCAGTTGAAGCAGAGCAAGATGGTACGCCAGATTCAGGACAACCGCGAGCAGGCATTTTTATCTCGCGACCTGGTCCGGCTCAATGAGGCCGCACCGGTTCCGGAAAATATCGCCGACTATCGCTACCAGGAACCGGACGAGGAGAAACTCCGTGAACTTTTTCAGGAATTGGAATTCCTCTCTCTGCTCCAGGAGGTGAACACCGCCAAACGCATCGAGACCTCCGCTTTTCATCTGGTCCAGGATGCTGAGGCCCTGCACGCACTGAGTGAGCGGCTGGAACAGGTCTCTCATTTCGCCCTGGATACGGAAACCGATTCCCTGGAAACGCTCAGTGCCAACCTGGTGGGTGTCTCAATCGGTGTCGATGACGGCGAGGCCTGGTATCTCCCCTGCGGCCATCGCACCCCCGAGGGGACGCTGCTTCCCTGTCAACTTTCTGTCACAGAGATCGTCAACGTCCTGCAGCCGGTGCTGATGCGCGAGGATATCACCAAGATCGGGCACAATCTCAAATTCGATCTCGCCATCCTTGCGGCTCCGCACAACGGTGGAATGCAGCCGGCCGGCCCGCTCTACGACACCATGATCGGTGCCTGGTTGCTCGAGCCTGACCGACATTCGTACAAACTCGATGATCTCTGTCTGGAACTCGGCCTCAAGATGACCGGTTTTGCCGAGGTAACGGCCAAAGATCCGGCTCCGGATGCCTTTTGCCGGGTCGGCCTCGAGGCCGCCACCCATTACAGCTGCGAGGATGTGTTCGGGGCCATGCGCCTCTACCAGCACCAGGGACCATTGCTCGCCGAAGCCGGGCTCGAGGCCTTGATGCGCGATGTGGAAGGGCCGCTCATTCCGGTCCTGGCCGCCATGGAGCAGGCGGGCATTCTGGTCGATGCGGCCCAACTGGAGCAGCTGTCCCTGGAGTTTGCCAATCGGCTCGACGCGTTTGAACACTCCATTTACGACTGTGCCGGCATTTCCTTTAATATCAACTCGCCCAAGCAGCTTGGCGAGATTCTCTTTGAACGGCTGCAGCTCCCCAAGGGACGCAAAACCAAAACCGGCTGGTCCACCGATGTCAAGGTGCTCGAAAGCCTGAGCCAGACCCACGAACTGCCAGCACTCATTCTCCAATACCGCAACCTGGCCAAGCTCAAATCCACCTATGTGGACAAGCTGGCCAGTCTGCAAAATGCCAAGACCGGCCGGGTGCACACCTCGTTCAATCAATGCGGCACAGCCACCGGGCGCTTGAGCTCGAGCAATCCCAATCTGCAGAATATTCCCATCCGTACCGAGGAGGGACGGCGGATCCGCTCAGCCTTCATCGCCGCCGAAGGCTGCTCGCTGCTCTCTGCCGACTATTCCCAGATCGACTTGCGGGTTCTGGCCCATTACAGCCAGGATCCGGCGCTAATGACCGCTTTTCAAAACGGCCAGGACATTCACAGCCGAACCGCTGCCGAAATTTTTTTCGTAGCCCCCGAACTGGTCACCTCGGAGATGCGTAGGGTAGCCAAGAGCATCAATTTCGGCATCGTCTATGGCATGTCCAGCTTTGGATTGTCCAACCAGCTGCAGATTAGCCGCAAGGAAGCCCAGACCTTTATTGATCGCTACTTCGCTCACTTTTCCGGAATCAAGGATTTTATGGAAAAAATTGTCGCAACAGCGAAACAGGACGGCTACGTCACCACTTTGCTCGGGCGGCGCCGGCCGCTTCCCGACATCACCAGCAGCAACCGGGTGCAACGAGAATTCGCCGAACGAACCGCGATCAACACCCCCATCCAGGGCACAGCTGCCGATATCATCAAACTGGCCATGTTACGTATTCACCATGCGTTGATGCAATCGGGATTACAATCCCGTATGCTCCTGCAAATCCACGATGAATTGGTCCTAGAGGTACCAGAGACGGAGATCGAACCGGTCTCGAAATTACTGAAAGAACACATGGAGGAAGCACTTCCCCTGCGAGTGCCGCTGGTTGTCCATCTCAGCTGCAGCCAGAGCCTGGAAAAGGCCGATTAA
- a CDS encoding electron transfer flavoprotein subunit alpha/FixB family protein, with protein MKTLLVAEFREGKLRSKYSQLIAFAQEQKAETVMFLVGSPSDLPQFDGTLYLADVAKYGEYNPTVHKNLLLEAIAKEQPEQIVFHHSSYGWDLAPRLAIALKAAQVSEVVAVEDGLPVVPVCNAKLRRKVKSVTTPTILTLQAGAFGMENDPTGTPTVVSVETDATGKVQCTGYEAAKAEGVDLTKSEVIVSAGRGVGKPENVAMVQALAKALKGEYGASRPVVDAGWVEHNRQVGTTGTTVSPKLYVACGISGAIQHLAGMKKSDYIVAINTDKDAPIGEVANVLVVADLKQLIPVLTEKLNSL; from the coding sequence ATGAAAACTTTACTAGTGGCGGAATTCCGGGAAGGAAAGCTGCGCTCCAAATATTCGCAACTGATCGCCTTTGCCCAGGAGCAGAAGGCGGAAACCGTCATGTTCCTTGTCGGCAGTCCGTCTGACCTGCCTCAGTTCGACGGTACCCTCTATCTGGCGGATGTGGCCAAGTACGGTGAGTACAACCCCACGGTCCATAAGAACTTGCTGCTCGAGGCGATCGCCAAGGAACAGCCGGAGCAGATCGTGTTCCATCACTCCTCCTATGGCTGGGATTTGGCGCCTCGGCTGGCGATCGCCCTCAAGGCGGCCCAGGTCTCCGAGGTGGTTGCGGTCGAGGATGGCCTGCCCGTGGTCCCGGTGTGCAATGCCAAGCTGCGGCGCAAGGTCAAGTCGGTGACAACACCGACAATTCTGACCCTGCAGGCCGGAGCCTTTGGGATGGAAAACGATCCGACCGGCACCCCGACCGTGGTCAGTGTGGAGACCGATGCAACCGGTAAGGTCCAGTGCACCGGCTATGAGGCGGCCAAGGCCGAGGGCGTCGATCTGACCAAGTCCGAGGTCATTGTCAGCGCCGGACGTGGGGTGGGCAAGCCCGAGAACGTGGCCATGGTCCAGGCCCTGGCCAAGGCGCTCAAAGGCGAGTACGGCGCCAGTCGTCCGGTGGTGGATGCCGGTTGGGTGGAGCACAACCGCCAGGTGGGGACCACCGGAACCACGGTCAGCCCGAAACTCTATGTGGCCTGCGGTATTTCCGGGGCGATCCAGCATCTGGCCGGAATGAAAAAATCCGATTATATCGTGGCCATCAACACCGATAAGGACGCCCCTATTGGCGAGGTGGCCAACGTCTTGGTGGTGGCTGATCTCAAGCAGCTCATCCCGGTGCTCACCGAGAAACTCAATTCCCTTTAA